A region from the Palaemon carinicauda isolate YSFRI2023 chromosome 16, ASM3689809v2, whole genome shotgun sequence genome encodes:
- the LOC137655237 gene encoding loricrin-like: MEERKLKDTPKSLGDCQEKEEEEEEEEVLRGKPSSRTTLARIFLLSIFSFIRDYASNPAFFSSSLFSYWDQISMMRFIFPLLFLASCVHPEKATGGKFTGPGTINRGGHKSVHGGENGFDPKGGHNLAKEHGGGHGSPHGSIHGSIQNVGHKPQHGGGHGLAHVGGHGPVHGVEQGIHRFDLGSAHKESDFSSGFGIGHLGGPGIGHDTGHGASHSGSHIIDPPGHGGKAKFGHGGPGKGKIESTVHGASSFGGHKGFAHGNPSGAHGKTHGGVSHDGHGDGHAAPHSGHGGFVGHSGGHGSSSSQAHGHGGFGSQSFSHGGHGAAAHGAPFGHGGEHGGFSGHKEHAGFSDHEGHAVHGDHGNFDGHGSHASLPHGGGHGSEHGGGHGGGHDGGFHGVTHGGHGSHGGSGHGGHAVSSGIHGGFDDHGGHGNFKKHDGFDGHGGSVHGGHGGSLHGGHGGPLHGGHGGSVHGGHGGSVHGGHGGSIHGGHGGSVHGGHGATIFRGHDGNKASVHGSGHGGFGGGGKFSDHGSGDGGKLAVHENSPGTGYLPPSPSEEHGEANYEVTFILGSTGDEEDHIKFT; this comes from the exons atggaagaaaggaagttg aaggacactccgaaatcttTAGGAGATTgtcaggagaaggaggaggaggaggaggaggaggaggtccttaGAGGCAAGCCTTCGAGCAGGACCACACTGGCAC gtaTCTTCCTCCTGTCTATATTCTCTTTTATTCGGGATTATGCCAGTAATCCAGCGTTCTTTAGTTCTTCTCTCTTCTCTTATTGGGACCAGATTTCA atgatGCGATTTATTTTCCCACTACTCTTTTTGGCATCTTGTGTCCATCCCGAAAAAGCTACTGGAGGAAAGTTCACAGGACCTGGAACAATTAATAGAGGAGGCCATAAATCAGTGCATGGTGGTGAAAATGGTTTTGATCCCAAAGGAGGTCATAACTTGGCCAAAGAGCATGGTGGTGGTCATGGATCGCCGCATGGATCAATTCATGGCTCTATACAAAATGTAGGACATAAACCACAACATGGAGGAGGTCATGGATTAGCCCATGTTGGAGGGCATGGCCCAGTACATGGGGTAGAGCAAGGAATTCATAGATTTGACCTTGGAAGTGCTCATAAAGAGTCTGATTTCTCCAGTGGATTTGGAATTGGTCACTTAGGAGGTCCCGGCATAGGTCATGATACCGGTCACGGAGCTAGTCACAGTGGCAGTCACATCATAGATCCCCCAGGGCACGGTGGAAAGGCAAAGTTTGGTCATGGAGGTCCAGGGAAAGGTAAAATTGAAAGTACCGTTCACGGTGCTTCTTCCTTTGGAGGACATAAAGGGTTTGCCCATGGAAACCCAAGCGGTGCCCACGGAAAAACTCATGGTGGTGTTTCACATGATGGGCATGGAGATGGACATGCTGCTCCCCACAGTGGACATGGTGGATTCGTTggacattctggaggccatggaaGCTCTAGTAGTCAGGCACATGGTCATGGAGGTTTTGGAAGCCAAAGTTTTAGCCATGGAGGACACGGTGCTGCTGCCCATGGGGCACCATTTGGACATGGAGGAGAACATGGAGGATTCAGTGGACACAAGGAACATGCTGGATTTAGTGATCATGAAGGACACGCAGTTCATGGAGATCATGGGAATTTTGATGGTCATGGAAGCCATGCTTCCCTGCCTCATGGAGGTGGCCATGGAAGTGAACATGGAGGTGGTCATGGAGGAGGACATGATGGAGGTTTTCATGGTGTAACTCATGGAGGGCATGGTAGCCATGGGGGCTCTGGTCATGGTGGGCATGCAGTTTCTTCTGGTATCCATGGAGGATTTGATGATCATGGTGGTCATGGAAACTTTAAGAAGCATGATGGCTTCGATGGACACGGAGGGTCGGTTCATGGTGGACATGGAGGATCGCTTCATGGTGGACATGGAGGACCACTTCATGGTGGACATGGAGGATCAGTTCATGGTGGACACGGTGGATCGGTTCATGGTGGACATGGAGGATCAATTCATGGTGGACACGGAGGATCGGTTCATGGTGGACATGGAGCTACTATTTTCCGAGGACACGATGGAAACAAAGCATCAGTTCATGGAAGTGGACATGGAGGATTTGGAGGTGGAGGAAAATTCTCGGATCATGGCAGTGGGGATGGAGGAAAACTAGCTGTGCATGAGAATTCCCCAGGAACCGGATACCTTCCTCCTAGTCCTTCGGAGGAACATGGTGAAGCCAATTACGAGGTTACTTTTATCCTTGGTTCCACAGGAGACGAAGAGGACCATATTAAGTTTACCTGA